A section of the Oryzias melastigma strain HK-1 linkage group LG14, ASM292280v2, whole genome shotgun sequence genome encodes:
- the LOC112138796 gene encoding LIM/homeobox protein Lhx1 isoform X2, with amino-acid sequence MRPVLRVQMQFDGEVLFPGWETLLRFGTKCGGCSQGILPSDLVRRAKSKVFHLNCFTCVMCNKQLSTGEELYILDEFKFVCKEDYQNSNGKDTILLSVTTCSDPSLSPDSQDPQDDGKDSESGHLSDKDACGNDNDEQSAVGKRRGPRTTIKAKQLETLKAAFAATPKPTRHIREQLSRETGLNMRVIQVWFQNRRSKERRMKQLSALSARRHVFFRSPRRMRAMGERLEPGELGHFSYYADYPGEYYGPGGNYEYFQGPPSSQAQTPADLGFVPSTVPAGTPLGGTMDPHHHHHHHHPCAGDAQCFPEPASHHPANSPSPEPGGPGSIHSISSEMCGPSTPFTTVSLSDNGYTAQLSQPSSEMSEGTAW; translated from the exons ATGCGTCCAGTGCTGCGAGTGCAAATGCAGTTTGACGGAGAAGTGCTTTTCCCGGGATGGGAGACTTTATT GAGATTTGGAACCAAGTGTGGAGGCTGCTCGCAGGGGATTTTACCCAGTGATCTCGTCCGCAGAGCCAAAAGCAAAGTGTTCCACCTGAACTGTTTCACCTGTGTGATGTGTAATAAGCAGCTGTCTACAGGAGAGGAGCTGTACATCCTGGACGAATTCAAGTTTGTTTGCAAAGAGGATTATCAGAACTCCAACGGGAAAGACACAATCCTCCTTTCAG TGACAACATGCAGCGACCCTAGTTTGTCCCCGGACTCCCAGGACCCGCAGGATGACGGGAAGGACTCGGAGAGCGGCCATCTGTCCGACAAAGACGCATGCGGCAACGACAACGACGAGCAGAGCGCGGTCGGCAAGCGGCGCGGGCCGCGGACCACCATCAAAGCCAAGCAGCTGGAGACCCTGAAAGCGGCTTTCGCTGCCACGCCGAAACCCACCAGACACATCCGGGAGCAGCTGTCACGAGAGACCGGCCTCAACATGAGAGTGATCCAG GTTTGGTTCCAAAATCGGAGGTCCAAAGAAAGACGCATGAAGCAGCTGAGCGCTCTGAGCGCGCGGAGACACGTGTTTTTCCGGAGCCCGAGGAGGATGAGAGCCATGGGGGAGAGACTGGAGCCAGGAGAGCTTGGCCACTTCTCCTACTATGCTG ATTATCCCGGTGAATACTACGGCCCAGGAGGGAATTACGAATACTTCCAAGGCCCACCATCATCCCAGGCTCAGACTCCAGCAGATCTGGGCTTTGTGCCCTCAACGGTCCCAGCCGGCACCCCATTAGGAGGCACCATGGACCcccaccaccatcaccaccaccaccacccgtGCGCCGGAGACGCGCAGTGCTTCCCCGAGCCGGCGTCCCACCACCCCGCAAACTCGCCCAGCCCGGAGCCCGGTGGACCGGGCTCCATTCACAGCATCTCCAGCGAGATGTGTGGCCCCAGCACCCCGTTCACCACAGTGTCGCTCAGCGACAACGGATACACCGCCCAGCTGTCACAGCCCTCCTCAGAGATGAGCGAAGGCACCGCCTGGTAA
- the LOC112138796 gene encoding LIM/homeobox protein Lhx1 isoform X1 — MLHCTSCEKPILDRFLLKVLDRPWHAKCVQCCECKCSLTEKCFSRDGRLYCKNDFFRRFGTKCGGCSQGILPSDLVRRAKSKVFHLNCFTCVMCNKQLSTGEELYILDEFKFVCKEDYQNSNGKDTILLSVTTCSDPSLSPDSQDPQDDGKDSESGHLSDKDACGNDNDEQSAVGKRRGPRTTIKAKQLETLKAAFAATPKPTRHIREQLSRETGLNMRVIQVWFQNRRSKERRMKQLSALSARRHVFFRSPRRMRAMGERLEPGELGHFSYYADYPGEYYGPGGNYEYFQGPPSSQAQTPADLGFVPSTVPAGTPLGGTMDPHHHHHHHHPCAGDAQCFPEPASHHPANSPSPEPGGPGSIHSISSEMCGPSTPFTTVSLSDNGYTAQLSQPSSEMSEGTAW; from the exons ATGCTTCACTGTACCAGCTGTGAGAAACCTATTCTTGATAGGTTCTTACTCAAAGTTCTGGACAGACCCTGGCACGCCAAATGCGTCCAGTGCTGCGAGTGCAAATGCAGTTTGACGGAGAAGTGCTTTTCCCGGGATGGGAGACTTTATTGTAAGAATGATTTCTTTAG GAGATTTGGAACCAAGTGTGGAGGCTGCTCGCAGGGGATTTTACCCAGTGATCTCGTCCGCAGAGCCAAAAGCAAAGTGTTCCACCTGAACTGTTTCACCTGTGTGATGTGTAATAAGCAGCTGTCTACAGGAGAGGAGCTGTACATCCTGGACGAATTCAAGTTTGTTTGCAAAGAGGATTATCAGAACTCCAACGGGAAAGACACAATCCTCCTTTCAG TGACAACATGCAGCGACCCTAGTTTGTCCCCGGACTCCCAGGACCCGCAGGATGACGGGAAGGACTCGGAGAGCGGCCATCTGTCCGACAAAGACGCATGCGGCAACGACAACGACGAGCAGAGCGCGGTCGGCAAGCGGCGCGGGCCGCGGACCACCATCAAAGCCAAGCAGCTGGAGACCCTGAAAGCGGCTTTCGCTGCCACGCCGAAACCCACCAGACACATCCGGGAGCAGCTGTCACGAGAGACCGGCCTCAACATGAGAGTGATCCAG GTTTGGTTCCAAAATCGGAGGTCCAAAGAAAGACGCATGAAGCAGCTGAGCGCTCTGAGCGCGCGGAGACACGTGTTTTTCCGGAGCCCGAGGAGGATGAGAGCCATGGGGGAGAGACTGGAGCCAGGAGAGCTTGGCCACTTCTCCTACTATGCTG ATTATCCCGGTGAATACTACGGCCCAGGAGGGAATTACGAATACTTCCAAGGCCCACCATCATCCCAGGCTCAGACTCCAGCAGATCTGGGCTTTGTGCCCTCAACGGTCCCAGCCGGCACCCCATTAGGAGGCACCATGGACCcccaccaccatcaccaccaccaccacccgtGCGCCGGAGACGCGCAGTGCTTCCCCGAGCCGGCGTCCCACCACCCCGCAAACTCGCCCAGCCCGGAGCCCGGTGGACCGGGCTCCATTCACAGCATCTCCAGCGAGATGTGTGGCCCCAGCACCCCGTTCACCACAGTGTCGCTCAGCGACAACGGATACACCGCCCAGCTGTCACAGCCCTCCTCAGAGATGAGCGAAGGCACCGCCTGGTAA